From the Lathyrus oleraceus cultivar Zhongwan6 chromosome 4, CAAS_Psat_ZW6_1.0, whole genome shotgun sequence genome, one window contains:
- the LOC127138700 gene encoding uncharacterized protein LOC127138700: MTDIPTGGVRNVHMEVGIFGFDYDQMIGNEDFMQVFGHEEIGVNVVNTYIRFLYDKLMRPNDLDESFGFLAPATVNLGLILSRPHTVTEYVLQILMENKDAEKLFFIPFNTGGHWLLLAINPIREIVYYLDSLGNDWTTYPDMKNLIDTVLQAFRAQRDIQTSRRSANRITWIKVACPQQRNQIDCGYFVLRFMRDTLALGRLVIPTDYFEEFKCAFYTKDQVDEIKEEWCQFMIELKVFS; encoded by the exons atgaccgatataccgaccggaggtgttcggaatgtacatatggaggtagggattttcggctttgattacgaccaaatgattggtaatgaagacttcatgcaagtttttggtcatgaagaaatcggcgtcaacgttgtcaatacatatattag gtttttgtatgacaaattgatgcgccccaatgatttggacgagtcattcggattcttagcacccgcgaccgtcaacttaggtttaatcttaagtagaccgcaTACCGTGACGGAGTATGTTCTTCAGATCCTCATGGAgaataaagatgcggagaagttgttttttataccgtttaataccgg tggacattggttgttgctcgcaatcaatcctatccgagaaattgtgtattatcttgactcgttaggaaatgattggacaacatacccggatatgaagaacctaattgacac cgtcctacaagcttttcgggcccaacgagatatccaaacctcaaggaggagcgccaaccgcattacatggattaaagtggcg tgtcctcaacaacgtaatcaaatagattgcgggtatttcgtgttgaggtttatgcgagatactcttgctttgggccgattagtgattcccaccgat tactttgaggaattcaagtgtgcattttatacaaaggatcaagtggacgaaatcaaagaggagtggtgtcaattcatgatagagctcaaagttttttcataa